The Acidobacteriota bacterium region ACGTACCGGTCTCCGACCGCTGTACGCTTGAGGCCAATGCCGCATCGCGCGAGCGCGTGTTCCAGGGCGAGGTTAGTCATGAGCGTGCCGACGACGGTGTGGCCTTCGAGTTTCCGCAGCCGCTCATAACAGGGCGCCGCGGCATAGAGGACGTGGTCCCCGTCGGCGATACGGCCATCTCGCGTGGCGAAGATCGCCCGGTCAGCATCGCCGTCAAAAGCGACGCCGAGGTAAGCGTTTGCGGCCTGCGCTTCACGCGCCATGGAAGCTGGATGGAGTGATCCGCAGTGCAGATTGATGTTGCGGCCGTCGGGCGCGGCGTTGAGGATGCGGGCATCAATTCCAACATCCTTGAGGAGCAAGGGTGCAACGCGCGACGCCGACCCGTTGGCGCAGTCCACTACGAGGGGCTCTTTTGGCAACGGAAGATTGGCCGGGAGAATGCCCCGAAGATAGGCGACATACTCCTGGAGAAATTCAGGCTCGGGAGAGAGCTCATCCTGGGGATATTCGCCGTCCTGCGCTTGATCATCACTTATGGCCCGCTCGATTTCCAGTTCCTGGGCTTCTGAAAGCTTGAGCCCGGAATTTGTGAAGACCTTGATGCCGTTGTCGTAATAAGGATTGTGGGAAGCCGAAACCATAATGCCGGCGGTGAAGTTGTGATGGCGCGTAAGAAAAGCGACGCCAGGGGTGGTAATGACGCCAGCATAGAACAACCTGGTTCCCGTCGACCTGATTCCGGCTGCGAGGACCCTGGAAATCTCGCGGCCCGATTCGCGCGTGTCTTCTCCAAGAACCACCTGCGGCCGGTCGCTGCTCTCCATCTTCTTCTGGAGCAGCCTGCCAACCGCCTTCCCGAACTTGAAAACTGTGCCCTGGTCA contains the following coding sequences:
- the glmM gene encoding phosphoglucosamine mutase, translating into MQTRKLFGTDGMRGKAGHYPLDQGTVFKFGKAVGRLLQKKMESSDRPQVVLGEDTRESGREISRVLAAGIRSTGTRLFYAGVITTPGVAFLTRHHNFTAGIMVSASHNPYYDNGIKVFTNSGLKLSEAQELEIERAISDDQAQDGEYPQDELSPEPEFLQEYVAYLRGILPANLPLPKEPLVVDCANGSASRVAPLLLKDVGIDARILNAAPDGRNINLHCGSLHPASMAREAQAANAYLGVAFDGDADRAIFATRDGRIADGDHVLYAAAPCYERLRKLEGHTVVGTLMTNLALEHALARCGIGLKRTAVGDRYVLEEMLRSGYNLGGEPSGHIIFADLSLAGDGIITLLQILRILGETGASFIEAVGGLKQYPQVICNIPVREKRPLESIPEVSRTIEACSRELGDAGRIVVRYSGTEALARVMVEAQDASAVEHYAARITRAIEAAIGATAGTQAH